Within the Alphaproteobacteria bacterium CG11_big_fil_rev_8_21_14_0_20_39_49 genome, the region ACCGCGCCATTGCCGATTCAGAAGCGCATGGGTTTGTCAAAGTGCTGACACAGCCGGGCAAAGATAAAATTCTCGGCGTGACCATTGTCGGCACACATGCAGGTGATCTGATTGCTGAATATATCCTTGCAATGAAACATAACCTCGGCCTGAATAAAATCCTCGGCACAATCCATATTTACCCGACACTTGCAGAGGCCAACAAATATGCAGCAGGTAACTGGAAGAAAGCCCATGTTCCAGCATGCGCCATGAAAATATTAGAAAAATTCCACGCTTGGAGAAGATAAATGAAGACGTTTGAAGCGGCTTTACGCGAACATAATATAGAGCTAAAGCGCGAAAGTATAAAAATTTTACAGGTGAATATCGGCAAGCGCTGCAATCAGGCTTGCCATCATTGCCATGTTGAATCCGGCCCGAACCGTACTGAGAATATGGAGCTGGCAACGGTTGAACGCCTTCTTGAATTACTCAAAAAAGAACCGCAAATCCACACAGTGGATTTTACCGGTGGCGCACCGGAATTAAACCCGCATTTCCGTTATTTTGTAACCGAAATACGCAAAATGGGAAAAGAGGTCATCGATCGCTGCAATTTAACGGTATTCTTTGAAGAAGGACAGTCAGACACGCCGGAATTTCTAGCGGAAAATAAGATACAGGTTGTTGCCTCCTTGCCGTGCTACAAGGAAGATAATGTTGATAAACAGCGCGGCAAAGGGGTGTTTGGCAAAAGCGTCTCCGCGTTAGAGAAACTCAATAGCCTTGGCTATGGCAAGGAGGGATCGGGGCTTATCCTGAACCTTGTTTATAATCCGGTTGGTGAGCATCTACCTCCTGCACAGGCTAATCTGGAAGCGGATTACCACGCCCATTTAAAAGATGAATTTGGCATCGTGTTTAATCACCTGTTTACCATTACTAATATGCCGATAAAGCGTTACGCCCATATGTTAGAGCGTGATGGTAAAATGAAATATTACATGCAGCTCTTGATTGATAATTTTAACCCGCAGGCAGCAAAAGGCGTGATGTGTACTGAACTGATATCCATCGGCTGGGACGGGCAAATTTACGATTGTGACTTTAACCAGATGCTGGAAATACCGCTTAATTGGCAACCGCGCAATCTGTGGGATATTGAGCGTTTCAGCAACATTGAATCCGGTATTGCCGTTGCCAGCCATTGCTTTGGCTGCACGGCAGGTAGCGGAAGCTCATGTGGAGGGGCATTGTT harbors:
- a CDS encoding radical SAM protein, whose amino-acid sequence is MKTFEAALREHNIELKRESIKILQVNIGKRCNQACHHCHVESGPNRTENMELATVERLLELLKKEPQIHTVDFTGGAPELNPHFRYFVTEIRKMGKEVIDRCNLTVFFEEGQSDTPEFLAENKIQVVASLPCYKEDNVDKQRGKGVFGKSVSALEKLNSLGYGKEGSGLILNLVYNPVGEHLPPAQANLEADYHAHLKDEFGIVFNHLFTITNMPIKRYAHMLERDGKMKYYMQLLIDNFNPQAAKGVMCTELISIGWDGQIYDCDFNQMLEIPLNWQPRNLWDIERFSNIESGIAVASHCFGCTAGSGSSCGGALL